Proteins from a single region of Dissulfurirhabdus thermomarina:
- the truB gene encoding tRNA pseudouridine(55) synthase TruB, whose amino-acid sequence MNGVLVLDKPVGVTSFRMVREVRRIAGIRQVGHTGTLDPIASGVLPLCLGRATKISRFIMAGHKVYEGTLHLGVSTDTYDAAGRETGRRPVPALSMDDLRRAAAALTGRLLQAPPPFSAVKHQGRPLYKLARKGIHVEKPPRRIEVFAFDILGADLPRVHFRVHCTKGTYVRSLAHEFGTALGCGAHLAALRRTRSGPFAEDAALPLEEARRAAEAGRLEELLVPTTAALDHIPAVEIDGGMALELREGRPVPLGRLRRALEAQDIQPAPGVPYVRLLAEPPAGAPPELVAVAAWPEPGESPGARVRTLKVWPRSDDGAPEALDRPPRALRKKP is encoded by the coding sequence CTCGACAAGCCCGTGGGCGTCACCTCCTTCCGGATGGTCCGGGAGGTGCGCCGGATCGCCGGCATCCGGCAGGTGGGCCACACCGGGACCCTCGACCCCATCGCCTCCGGGGTCCTCCCCCTCTGCCTCGGCCGGGCCACCAAGATCTCCCGCTTCATCATGGCCGGGCACAAGGTCTACGAGGGCACCCTGCACCTGGGGGTCAGCACCGACACCTACGATGCGGCCGGGCGGGAGACCGGGCGCCGCCCGGTGCCCGCGCTCTCCATGGACGACCTCCGGCGGGCCGCCGCCGCCCTCACGGGGCGCCTCCTTCAGGCACCCCCGCCGTTCTCGGCGGTGAAACACCAGGGACGTCCCCTTTACAAGCTGGCCCGCAAGGGCATCCACGTGGAGAAACCCCCCCGGCGCATCGAGGTCTTCGCCTTCGACATCCTCGGGGCGGACCTCCCCCGGGTCCACTTCCGGGTCCACTGCACCAAGGGAACCTACGTCCGCTCCCTGGCCCACGAGTTCGGAACGGCCCTGGGCTGCGGCGCCCACCTGGCGGCCCTGCGCCGGACGCGAAGCGGCCCCTTCGCCGAGGACGCGGCGCTCCCCCTGGAGGAGGCCCGACGGGCCGCCGAGGCCGGCCGGCTCGAAGAACTCCTGGTGCCCACCACCGCGGCCCTGGACCACATCCCGGCGGTGGAGATCGACGGCGGCATGGCCCTGGAACTGAGAGAAGGACGGCCGGTCCCACTGGGCCGGCTCCGGAGGGCCTTGGAGGCCCAAGACATCCAGCCGGCCCCGGGCGTCCCCTACGTGCGGCTCCTGGCCGAGCCGCCGGCCGGCGCCCCACCGGAACTCGTGGCCGTGGCGGCCTGGCCCGAGCCCGGCGAGTCCCCCGGGGCCCGGGTCCGGACCCTGAAGGTGTGGCCCCGGTCCGACGACGGCGCACCGGAGGCCCTGGACCGACCTCCAAGGGCCCTGCGGAAAAAACCATGA
- the rpsO gene encoding 30S ribosomal protein S15 encodes MVLDPERKKEIIEKYKVHGKDTGSPEVQIALLSARIQYLTEHFKLHKKDHGSRRGLLKLVGQRRRLLDYLKARDVERYRKIISELGIRK; translated from the coding sequence GTGGTTCTCGACCCCGAACGGAAGAAGGAAATCATCGAGAAATATAAGGTTCACGGGAAGGATACCGGGTCGCCGGAGGTCCAGATCGCCCTCCTGAGCGCCCGGATCCAGTACCTCACGGAGCACTTCAAGCTGCACAAGAAGGACCACGGCTCCCGGCGGGGCCTCCTGAAACTCGTCGGGCAGCGCCGGCGGCTCCTCGACTACCTCAAGGCACGGGACGTCGAGCGCTACCGGAAGATCATCAGCGAACTGGGCATCCGCAAGTAA
- the pnp gene encoding polyribonucleotide nucleotidyltransferase, whose product MIKQETRINDIPFRLETGRVAKQANGSVLASYGDTVVLVTAVTSGQVREGIDFLPLLVEYKEMYYAAGRIPGSYFRREIGRPTEKETTTSRFIDRPLRPRFPAGYRFDTQIIATVLSVDPELDPDVVAITAASAALTVSDIPFDGPIAGIRVGRVDGRFVANPSASQLARSDMNIIVAGSRDAIVMVEGGAAVLPERDVQAAITFGHQALQPLLDMQDALREQAGRPKLSVPEPVVDEELAAKVRELAEAELRSLVQVADKMARGEAKQRLKADVLERLQEAYPDREREISGLFKDLEKEIMRDLIVREKRRIDGRSFTEVRPITCSVGELPRTHGSALFTRGETQAMVVATLGSAEDEQRIETLSGQAFKHFMLHYNFPPYCVGEVRPMRGPSRRDIGHGALAERALSAVVPPADEFQYTIRIVSEVLESNGSSSMATVCGGTLAMMDAGIPIRDMVAGVAMGLIKEGDDFIILTDILGDEDHLGDMDFKVAGTREGITALQMDIKVSGIDEAVLEKALAQAREARLHILDKMAAVIDKPRAQLSEYAPKITTIQINPDRIRDLIGPGGKTIRALTAECGVKIDVEDSGQVNIFAPNGEVARRAVERVKELTAEAEVGRVYTGTVKKIMDFGAFVEILPGTDGLVHISQLARERVNAVSDVLKEGDTVEVKVLEIDKQGRIRLSRKAVLEEKGKGRR is encoded by the coding sequence ATGATCAAGCAAGAGACCCGCATCAACGACATCCCCTTCCGGCTGGAGACGGGCCGGGTGGCCAAGCAGGCCAACGGATCCGTCCTGGCCAGCTACGGCGACACCGTGGTCCTGGTGACCGCCGTCACGTCCGGGCAGGTTCGGGAGGGCATCGACTTCCTCCCCCTGCTGGTGGAATACAAAGAGATGTACTACGCGGCGGGCCGGATCCCCGGCAGCTACTTCCGCCGCGAGATCGGCCGGCCCACCGAGAAGGAGACCACCACCTCCCGGTTCATCGACCGTCCCCTCCGGCCGCGCTTCCCGGCCGGCTACCGCTTCGACACCCAGATCATCGCCACGGTCCTCTCCGTGGACCCCGAGCTCGACCCGGACGTGGTGGCCATCACCGCCGCCTCCGCGGCCCTCACGGTCTCGGACATCCCCTTCGACGGCCCCATCGCCGGCATCCGGGTGGGACGCGTCGACGGCCGTTTCGTGGCCAACCCCTCCGCGAGCCAGCTGGCCCGCTCCGACATGAACATCATCGTGGCGGGCAGCCGGGACGCCATCGTCATGGTGGAAGGCGGGGCCGCGGTGCTGCCCGAGCGGGACGTCCAGGCGGCCATCACCTTCGGCCACCAGGCCCTCCAGCCCCTGCTGGACATGCAGGACGCCCTCCGGGAGCAAGCCGGCCGGCCCAAGCTCTCCGTCCCGGAACCCGTGGTGGACGAGGAACTGGCGGCGAAGGTCCGGGAACTGGCCGAGGCCGAGCTCCGTTCCCTCGTCCAGGTCGCCGACAAGATGGCCCGGGGCGAGGCCAAGCAACGCCTCAAGGCCGACGTCCTGGAACGGCTCCAGGAGGCCTACCCCGACCGGGAACGGGAGATCTCCGGTCTCTTCAAGGACCTCGAAAAGGAGATCATGCGGGATCTCATCGTCCGGGAGAAGCGGCGCATCGACGGCCGCTCCTTCACCGAGGTCCGGCCCATCACCTGCTCCGTCGGAGAACTGCCCCGCACCCACGGTTCCGCCCTCTTCACCCGCGGGGAGACGCAGGCCATGGTGGTGGCCACCCTGGGAAGCGCCGAGGACGAGCAGCGGATCGAGACCCTGAGCGGCCAGGCCTTCAAGCACTTCATGCTCCACTACAACTTTCCCCCCTACTGCGTGGGGGAGGTGCGGCCCATGCGGGGGCCCTCCCGGCGGGACATCGGGCACGGCGCCCTGGCCGAGCGGGCGCTGTCGGCGGTGGTGCCGCCGGCGGATGAGTTCCAGTACACCATCCGGATCGTCTCGGAGGTCCTGGAATCCAACGGCTCCTCCTCCATGGCCACTGTCTGCGGCGGCACCCTGGCCATGATGGACGCGGGCATCCCCATCCGCGACATGGTGGCCGGCGTGGCCATGGGGCTCATCAAGGAGGGGGACGATTTCATCATCCTCACCGACATCCTGGGCGACGAGGACCACCTCGGCGACATGGACTTCAAGGTGGCCGGCACCCGGGAAGGCATCACGGCCCTCCAGATGGACATCAAGGTCTCGGGGATCGACGAGGCCGTGCTCGAGAAGGCGCTGGCCCAGGCGCGGGAGGCCCGCCTCCACATCCTCGACAAGATGGCCGCCGTCATCGACAAGCCCCGGGCCCAGCTGTCCGAGTACGCCCCGAAGATCACCACCATCCAGATCAACCCCGACCGCATCCGGGACCTCATCGGCCCGGGCGGGAAGACCATCCGCGCCCTCACGGCGGAGTGCGGGGTCAAGATCGACGTGGAGGACTCCGGCCAGGTCAACATCTTCGCCCCCAACGGGGAGGTCGCCCGCCGGGCCGTGGAACGCGTCAAGGAGCTCACCGCCGAGGCGGAGGTGGGACGCGTCTACACCGGAACGGTGAAGAAGATTATGGACTTCGGCGCCTTCGTGGAGATCCTGCCCGGCACCGACGGGCTGGTCCACATCTCCCAGCTCGCCCGGGAACGGGTCAACGCCGTCTCCGACGTCCTCAAGGAGGGCGACACCGTGGAGGTCAAGGTGCTGGAGATCGACAAACAGGGCCGCATCCGGCTCAGCCGGAAGGCGGTGCTGGAGGAGAAGGGCAAGGGCCGGCGGTGA
- a CDS encoding M16 family metallopeptidase: MSEFRKAILPNGIRVLTEHVPGLRSVSVGVWVTMGARDEDPAHHGISHFIEHMIFKGTQSRSALEIAKAFDSVGGHTNAFTSRETTCFHVRVLDEHLAFVLELLTDIFLNSRFDPLEVERERGVILQEIHMVEDTPDDLVFDLFGRHFWGDNGLGRSILGSPESVTRFDSERLRAYTREAYTAPRVLVTAAGSVRHEALVEAIAPAFTAVPVQGRPSARQPALPGTGAALHEKDLEQVHLVLGCRGPAAADPRRHAALLLNVMLGGSMSSRLFQEIREKRGLAYSVYSFLSPYEDAGLLGMYAGVAPGKAAEVAALAAGELERLASGGVTDRELDEAKSHLRGNLFLAMENTDTRMTRLARNEIHFGRFIPPEEALGTLEAVEPAEVQELAAWCREGGLAVAALGPIGEPDARALEALAVGA; this comes from the coding sequence GTGAGCGAATTCCGAAAGGCCATCCTTCCCAACGGCATCCGGGTGCTCACCGAGCACGTGCCCGGCCTCCGGTCGGTCTCGGTGGGCGTCTGGGTCACCATGGGCGCACGGGACGAAGACCCCGCCCACCACGGGATCTCCCACTTCATCGAGCACATGATCTTCAAGGGGACCCAGTCCCGGAGCGCCCTGGAAATCGCCAAGGCATTCGACAGCGTGGGCGGCCACACCAACGCCTTCACCTCCCGGGAGACCACCTGTTTCCACGTCCGGGTCCTCGACGAGCACCTCGCCTTCGTCCTGGAGCTCCTGACCGACATCTTCCTCAATTCCCGTTTCGACCCCCTGGAGGTGGAGCGGGAGCGGGGGGTCATCCTCCAGGAGATCCACATGGTGGAGGACACCCCGGACGACCTGGTCTTCGATCTCTTCGGCCGGCACTTCTGGGGCGACAACGGCCTTGGCCGTTCCATCCTGGGGAGCCCGGAATCGGTGACCCGCTTCGACTCCGAGCGGCTCCGCGCCTACACCCGGGAGGCCTACACGGCCCCCAGGGTGCTGGTGACCGCCGCCGGCAGCGTCCGGCACGAGGCGCTGGTCGAGGCCATCGCCCCCGCCTTCACCGCCGTCCCGGTCCAGGGCCGGCCCTCGGCCCGGCAACCGGCCCTCCCGGGAACCGGGGCGGCCCTCCACGAGAAGGACCTCGAGCAGGTCCACCTGGTCCTGGGGTGCCGGGGACCGGCCGCCGCCGACCCCCGCCGCCACGCGGCGCTCCTCCTCAACGTCATGCTGGGGGGGTCCATGAGCTCGCGGCTCTTCCAGGAGATCCGGGAGAAGCGGGGCCTGGCCTACTCCGTCTACTCCTTCCTCTCTCCCTACGAAGACGCCGGGCTGCTGGGCATGTACGCCGGGGTGGCCCCGGGGAAGGCCGCCGAGGTCGCCGCCCTGGCGGCCGGGGAACTGGAACGGCTCGCCTCCGGGGGGGTGACGGACCGCGAGCTGGACGAGGCCAAGAGCCACCTGCGCGGCAACCTCTTTCTCGCCATGGAAAACACCGATACCCGGATGACCCGCCTGGCACGAAACGAGATCCACTTCGGAAGGTTCATCCCCCCGGAAGAGGCCCTTGGCACCCTGGAGGCGGTGGAACCCGCCGAGGTCCAGGAGCTGGCGGCCTGGTGCCGGGAAGGGGGCCTGGCCGTGGCGGCGCTGGGGCCCATCGGGGAACCGGACGCCCGGGCCCTGGAGGCCCTGGCGGTGGGCGCCTGA
- the dut gene encoding dUTP diphosphatase, with translation MPAAPVSVRVTRLPHARDLPLPRYMTAQAAGMDLAAAVEAPVRIEPGGLALVPTGIAVALPPGYEFQIRPRSGLAIRRGVTVVNAPGTIDADYRGEIKVGLVNLGPAPVEIRRGDRIAQMVLAPAPRAAWREVAELPPTERGDGGFGHTGTS, from the coding sequence ATGCCGGCGGCTCCCGTCTCCGTTCGGGTCACCCGGCTGCCCCATGCCCGGGATCTCCCGCTGCCGAGGTACATGACGGCCCAGGCGGCCGGCATGGACCTCGCCGCCGCCGTGGAGGCCCCCGTCCGGATCGAGCCCGGCGGGCTCGCCCTCGTCCCCACCGGGATCGCCGTGGCGCTGCCGCCGGGCTACGAGTTCCAGATCCGCCCCCGGAGCGGCCTCGCCATCCGCCGAGGCGTCACCGTGGTGAACGCCCCCGGCACCATCGACGCCGACTACCGGGGCGAGATCAAGGTGGGCCTCGTCAACCTGGGTCCGGCGCCCGTGGAGATCCGCCGGGGGGACCGGATCGCCCAGATGGTGCTGGCGCCCGCCCCCAGAGCGGCCTGGCGGGAGGTGGCGGAGCTGCCCCCCACCGAACGCGGCGACGGGGGCTTCGGGCATACCGGGACGTCCTGA
- a CDS encoding DUF3786 domain-containing protein has translation MATTVLDIVRLTPKTNCGQCGYPTCMAFAAAVVTGRAGRGACPHLPEDPSAPEAAGADDPDTALARDLRRRTAGLDLAALAPVVGARYDEEAGTPWLVLPYLGRRIRVGPAGAAADDGRELDPRDQILLHNYLFFCRTGEVEGRWIGLESLPNSISKVTTLRRAAEERLAGAFAGRPGDLAEAASRLGGTVPPACEADLCIEIPVLPRVPLRLQFWDADPEDGFPARVKVLFDGAVDRVLDLESTVFAAERTAEALLDLDPAESAGRRTS, from the coding sequence GTGGCCACCACCGTCCTCGACATCGTCCGCCTCACACCGAAGACCAACTGCGGCCAATGCGGGTATCCCACCTGCATGGCCTTCGCGGCGGCCGTGGTGACGGGCCGGGCCGGGCGCGGCGCCTGCCCGCACCTCCCGGAAGACCCCTCCGCCCCGGAAGCGGCCGGCGCCGACGACCCCGACACCGCCCTGGCCCGGGATCTGCGCCGCCGGACCGCCGGCCTGGACCTCGCGGCCCTGGCCCCGGTGGTGGGGGCCCGGTACGACGAGGAGGCCGGGACCCCCTGGCTGGTCCTCCCCTACCTCGGCCGCCGGATCCGGGTGGGCCCCGCCGGGGCCGCCGCCGACGACGGCCGCGAGCTCGACCCGCGGGACCAGATCCTGCTCCACAACTACCTCTTCTTCTGCCGCACCGGAGAGGTCGAGGGCCGCTGGATCGGCCTGGAATCCCTTCCCAATTCCATCTCCAAGGTGACCACCCTCCGCCGGGCCGCGGAGGAGCGGCTGGCCGGCGCCTTCGCCGGGCGCCCGGGCGACCTCGCCGAGGCGGCGTCACGGCTGGGCGGAACGGTCCCCCCGGCCTGCGAGGCGGACCTCTGCATCGAGATCCCGGTCCTGCCGCGGGTCCCCCTCCGGCTCCAGTTCTGGGACGCGGACCCGGAGGACGGCTTTCCGGCCCGGGTCAAGGTCCTCTTCGACGGCGCCGTGGACCGGGTCCTGGACCTGGAATCCACGGTCTTCGCCGCGGAACGCACCGCAGAGGCCCTGCTCGACCTCGACCCCGCGGAAAGCGCCGGCCGGCGGACCTCATGA
- a CDS encoding endonuclease III domain-containing protein: MSAQSEDAPPGPGLAARLDRFYHQLYRHFGPQGWWPGQTPLEICVGAILTQNTNWRNVERAIAALAARGLITSVEALERVPEPELAELIRPAGYFNVKARRLKDFLRFVREGFGGDLGAMLAEALETIRPRLLAVRGIGPETADSILLYAGSHATFVVDAYTRRILGRHGIAPGAGYETVRELFMSHLPRDAALYNEYHALLVALGKHRCRPRQPRCGGCPLEGL, translated from the coding sequence GTGTCCGCACAATCAGAGGATGCCCCACCGGGCCCCGGCCTCGCCGCCCGGCTCGATCGATTCTACCACCAGCTCTACCGGCACTTCGGCCCCCAGGGCTGGTGGCCCGGCCAGACCCCCCTGGAGATCTGCGTGGGCGCCATCCTCACCCAGAACACCAACTGGCGGAACGTGGAACGGGCCATCGCCGCCCTCGCGGCCCGGGGGCTCATCACCTCCGTCGAGGCCCTGGAACGGGTGCCGGAGCCGGAACTGGCCGAGCTCATCCGTCCCGCCGGGTACTTCAACGTGAAGGCCCGCCGTCTCAAGGACTTCCTGCGCTTCGTGCGGGAGGGCTTCGGCGGCGACCTCGGGGCCATGCTGGCCGAGGCCCTGGAAACGATTCGCCCGAGGCTCTTGGCGGTCCGGGGCATCGGACCGGAGACCGCGGACAGCATCCTGCTCTACGCCGGGAGCCATGCCACCTTCGTGGTGGACGCCTACACCCGGCGCATCCTCGGGCGCCACGGCATCGCCCCCGGGGCGGGCTACGAGACGGTCCGGGAACTCTTCATGTCGCACCTGCCGCGGGACGCCGCCCTCTACAACGAGTACCACGCCCTGCTGGTGGCCCTGGGCAAGCATCGCTGCCGCCCGCGGCAGCCCCGGTGCGGCGGATGTCCCCTGGAGGGGCTCTAG
- a CDS encoding MinD/ParA family protein gives MSIENERPRKTPHLQAVRPLRPEGERPRADPVRARVLAVTSGKGGVGKTNVCANLAISLARSGAKVCLLDADTGLANVNILFGLEPARTLEDFFKGEEQLEALLLEGPEGVRILPAASGIEALADLSPEMTARLLQGLQELEERFDYLLVDTAAGIAESVLSFILSAPETLLVVTPEPTSLTDAYSLVKVLKRHGYAGRLYVLVNQVLTREDGLKIFSRFNDATKSYLHLEMHYLGHVLKDSALASAVLGQRPLLLHDPKAAASRCIEALAEKLRNHPPREVKGFAEFWKRRSRPETRPAAAPSPSPPATEARPPKGPAVVLKTPAEIREREAAGPDLAELGRGLRRCLASGRAHPDAARDLLLDLQSTYEARFQRRLHDPRAILLELLEDAELAADTLKDLHRAVETAHRKRFERPIQEPREALFRLLNEEEISESEMLFLFRTLQQSYQRRFGHSPLDLRGALDTGLRAPGVEAEDFQEALALLQEIHAERFGRPLLPGRFLPEEELAELAGELEAQQDILDRLAGRLSDAGSVLRRRADALRRLADATGDED, from the coding sequence ATGAGCATCGAAAACGAACGCCCCCGAAAGACCCCCCACCTCCAGGCGGTCCGTCCCCTTCGCCCCGAGGGGGAGCGCCCCCGGGCCGACCCTGTCCGGGCACGGGTCCTCGCCGTCACCAGTGGCAAGGGCGGGGTCGGCAAGACCAACGTCTGCGCCAACCTGGCCATCTCCCTGGCCCGGTCCGGGGCGAAGGTCTGCCTTTTGGACGCCGATACCGGCCTGGCCAACGTCAACATCCTCTTCGGGCTGGAACCCGCCCGCACCCTCGAAGACTTCTTCAAGGGGGAAGAGCAGCTGGAGGCCCTCCTCCTGGAGGGACCGGAAGGGGTCCGCATCCTGCCCGCGGCCTCCGGCATCGAGGCACTGGCGGATCTCTCCCCCGAGATGACCGCCCGCCTCCTCCAGGGCCTCCAGGAGCTCGAGGAACGCTTCGACTACCTCCTGGTGGACACCGCCGCCGGGATCGCCGAATCCGTCCTCTCCTTCATCCTCTCCGCGCCGGAGACCCTACTGGTGGTCACCCCGGAGCCCACGTCCCTCACCGATGCCTACTCCCTGGTGAAGGTCCTCAAGAGACACGGCTACGCGGGCCGCCTCTACGTCCTGGTGAACCAGGTCCTCACCCGGGAGGACGGGCTCAAGATCTTCTCCCGGTTCAACGACGCCACCAAGAGCTACCTCCACCTCGAGATGCACTACCTCGGCCACGTCCTGAAGGACAGCGCCCTCGCCTCGGCGGTCCTCGGCCAGCGCCCGCTCCTGCTCCACGACCCGAAGGCCGCCGCCAGCCGGTGCATCGAGGCCCTGGCCGAGAAGCTCCGGAATCACCCGCCCCGGGAGGTCAAGGGATTCGCCGAGTTCTGGAAGCGGCGGAGCCGGCCGGAGACCCGGCCGGCCGCGGCGCCCTCGCCGTCGCCGCCCGCCACGGAGGCACGCCCCCCGAAAGGGCCGGCCGTGGTGCTGAAGACGCCCGCCGAGATCCGGGAGAGGGAGGCCGCCGGGCCGGACCTGGCGGAACTGGGCCGGGGGCTCCGGCGCTGCCTCGCATCGGGCCGGGCCCACCCGGACGCCGCCCGGGACCTCCTCCTGGATCTCCAATCCACCTACGAGGCCCGCTTCCAGCGCCGCCTCCACGACCCTCGGGCCATCCTCCTCGAACTGCTCGAGGACGCGGAGCTGGCGGCCGATACCCTGAAGGACCTCCACCGGGCCGTGGAAACGGCCCACCGGAAACGCTTCGAGCGGCCCATCCAGGAACCCCGAGAGGCCCTCTTCCGGCTCCTCAACGAGGAAGAAATCTCGGAGTCCGAGATGCTCTTTCTCTTTCGGACCCTCCAGCAGAGCTACCAGCGGCGGTTCGGCCACTCTCCGCTGGACCTTCGCGGGGCCCTGGATACAGGTCTTCGGGCGCCCGGCGTGGAAGCGGAAGACTTCCAGGAGGCCCTGGCCCTCCTCCAGGAGATCCACGCGGAACGGTTCGGGCGTCCCCTCCTCCCCGGCCGGTTCCTCCCGGAGGAGGAACTGGCGGAGCTGGCCGGCGAGCTCGAGGCCCAGCAGGACATCCTCGACCGCCTGGCCGGCCGCCTCTCCGACGCCGGGAGCGTGCTGCGGCGCCGGGCCGACGCCCTCCGCCGCCTGGCCGACGCCACCGGGGACGAAGACTAG
- a CDS encoding CHASE2 domain-containing protein — MPRREPPFDAPEPRHRKGRRTSLLLGAAITLATALLMCARPAVFELFERKSLDLRAQFRGEAAPPGNVTIIAIDDASLRRLGRFPWPRRRFARLLDVLAPLKPRLVVLDLIFSEPEADDPLLAEAMARSGNVLLAAYFTFGGPKGPDPPPRSSLRTAAVPVAGGVAPPEADSVTLPVPLLGRNALAVGHINLFPDPDGVVRWEPLLVGYRGRAYASLSLAAAARALELRGTDVTASGGRLHLGPDRRIPLDPFGRTLLHYYGGAGCFPTLSFADVLDGRFDPGLVRGRIVLVGATAVGVYDLRVTPFSPNMPGVEKHAHVISSLLEGRVLRRASFAVNLWILLATGLFFSWAAARSRAAGATAVALGGLAALLVSAAVLYSRLGLWVNVIYPGSNVVAVLIAVLAYKFAVEDRFARRIRRIFSAYVTERVVNELIRSPEMVKLGGLRREITILFCDLRDFTPFSEAHSPEEVVRRLNEFLTAMSEIVLAWDGTLDKFVGDQIVAFWNAPLPQPDHAVRAVACALEMERRLEDLQAGWRAAGKEPLRMGIGLNTGEALVGNIGAEGKKMEYTAIGDTVNLGARVEGLTRWFDVPVLVTRSTAEAVAPRLGRPPLEGVRFESLGEATVKGRRRPVEVFRPIRDQEPAPPSGAGNAAKSSSASPERAEEG; from the coding sequence ATGCCCAGACGGGAGCCGCCCTTCGACGCGCCGGAACCCCGGCACCGGAAGGGGCGGCGGACGTCCCTCCTCCTGGGGGCGGCCATCACCCTGGCCACCGCGCTCCTGATGTGCGCCCGGCCGGCCGTCTTCGAGCTCTTCGAGCGCAAGTCCCTGGATCTCCGGGCCCAGTTCCGGGGCGAGGCGGCGCCGCCCGGCAACGTCACCATCATCGCCATCGACGACGCGAGCCTCCGCCGGCTCGGCCGCTTTCCGTGGCCGCGGCGCCGGTTCGCCCGGCTCCTGGACGTCCTCGCCCCTCTCAAGCCGCGCCTCGTGGTCCTCGACCTCATCTTCTCGGAGCCGGAGGCCGACGACCCCCTCCTGGCCGAGGCCATGGCCCGGTCGGGCAACGTCCTGCTCGCCGCCTACTTCACCTTCGGGGGCCCGAAGGGCCCCGATCCGCCTCCCCGCTCCTCCCTCCGGACCGCCGCCGTCCCGGTGGCAGGCGGAGTGGCGCCGCCGGAGGCCGATTCCGTCACCCTCCCGGTCCCCCTCCTGGGACGCAACGCCCTGGCCGTCGGGCACATCAACCTCTTCCCGGACCCGGACGGCGTGGTCCGGTGGGAGCCGCTCCTGGTGGGCTACCGGGGCCGGGCCTACGCGAGCCTGAGTCTTGCGGCGGCGGCCCGGGCGCTCGAACTCCGCGGCACCGACGTCACCGCGTCGGGCGGCCGCCTCCACCTCGGCCCGGACCGCCGGATCCCGCTGGATCCCTTCGGCCGCACCCTCCTCCACTACTACGGGGGCGCCGGGTGCTTCCCCACCCTGAGTTTCGCCGACGTGCTCGATGGGCGCTTCGACCCCGGCCTCGTCCGCGGCCGCATCGTCCTGGTGGGGGCCACCGCCGTCGGGGTCTACGACCTCCGGGTCACGCCCTTTTCCCCCAACATGCCGGGGGTGGAGAAACACGCCCACGTCATCTCGTCCCTCCTGGAGGGACGGGTCCTGCGCCGGGCCTCCTTCGCGGTCAACCTGTGGATCCTCCTGGCCACGGGCCTCTTCTTTTCGTGGGCGGCGGCGCGTTCCCGGGCGGCGGGCGCCACGGCCGTGGCCCTCGGGGGGCTGGCGGCCCTCCTCGTCTCGGCGGCGGTCCTCTATTCCCGGCTCGGGCTCTGGGTCAACGTGATCTACCCCGGCTCCAACGTGGTGGCCGTCCTCATCGCCGTGCTCGCCTACAAGTTCGCGGTGGAGGACCGATTCGCGCGCCGGATCCGCCGGATCTTCTCCGCCTACGTCACGGAACGGGTGGTCAACGAGCTCATCCGGTCGCCGGAGATGGTGAAGCTGGGCGGCCTCCGGCGCGAGATCACCATCCTCTTCTGCGATCTCCGCGACTTCACGCCCTTTTCCGAGGCCCACTCGCCAGAGGAGGTGGTGCGGCGGCTCAACGAGTTCCTCACCGCCATGTCGGAGATCGTCCTGGCCTGGGACGGCACCCTGGACAAGTTCGTGGGGGACCAGATCGTGGCCTTCTGGAACGCGCCGCTGCCCCAGCCGGACCATGCCGTCCGGGCCGTGGCCTGCGCCCTCGAGATGGAACGGCGCCTGGAAGACCTCCAGGCCGGGTGGCGGGCGGCTGGAAAAGAGCCCCTCCGCATGGGCATCGGCCTCAACACCGGGGAGGCCCTGGTGGGCAACATCGGCGCCGAGGGAAAGAAGATGGAGTACACGGCCATCGGGGACACGGTGAACCTCGGGGCCCGGGTGGAGGGACTGACGCGGTGGTTCGACGTGCCCGTCCTGGTGACACGGTCCACCGCCGAGGCCGTGGCGCCCCGCCTGGGCCGCCCCCCCTTGGAAGGGGTGCGGTTCGAGTCACTGGGCGAGGCCACCGTGAAGGGGCGCCGCCGCCCCGTGGAGGTCTTCCGTCCGATCCGGGATCAGGAACCGGCCCCGCCCTCCGGGGCCGGCAACGCGGCCAAGAGCTCCTCCGCCTCCCCGGAGAGGGCCGAGGAGGGATAG
- a CDS encoding tetratricopeptide repeat protein: MMKMRGLAWFLAVGLFLGWAFPAPAADLAEVLARIKKKVTELKVQDPVHKTTAVGGVRGDEDRETADLYWAGKREVTKAELAAFEKAVSLAEKGQTAEARKALQAFLEAYPSSALSGEAEELLAALPAPEGGAGS, translated from the coding sequence ATGATGAAGATGCGTGGACTGGCCTGGTTCCTGGCGGTGGGGTTGTTCCTCGGGTGGGCCTTTCCGGCCCCGGCGGCGGATCTCGCCGAGGTCCTGGCCCGCATCAAGAAGAAGGTGACGGAGCTCAAGGTCCAGGACCCCGTTCACAAGACCACTGCGGTGGGAGGGGTCCGGGGCGACGAGGACAGGGAGACGGCCGACCTCTACTGGGCCGGCAAGCGCGAAGTGACGAAGGCGGAGCTGGCGGCCTTCGAAAAGGCCGTGTCTTTGGCCGAGAAGGGGCAGACCGCCGAGGCCCGAAAGGCCCTCCAGGCCTTTCTCGAGGCCTATCCCTCCTCGGCCCTCTCCGGGGAGGCGGAGGAGCTCTTGGCCGCGTTGCCGGCCCCGGAGGGCGGGGCCGGTTCCTGA